The following nucleotide sequence is from Agromyces sp. SYSU T00194.
CGACGAGCGCAGCCCGCGCCCGTGGCGGTTGCGGGCCGACCGCCTGGGCGACGGCGGAACCGCGGTGCGGCGGCGGGGTCGTGGCATGTCGCAATCCTAATGTCGCCCGCGGTGTCGCTACGCTGGATCCGCCATGGACCGCACCTGCTCGCGCATCGCCTGCACCGCCCCGGCGGTCGCGACGCTCACCTACGTCTACGCCGACCAGATGGCCGTGCTCGGTCCGCTCGCGGTGTCGGCCGAGCCGCACTGCTACGACCTGTGCGCACGGCACGCCGAACGCACCTCGGCACCGCAGGGCTGGCAGGTCGTGCGGCACGCGGTGCTCGGGGACGGACTCGTCGGCGAGCGGGGCGCCCCGGCCTGACGCCGACCGCCCGCGTCACCCGCGGCGCCGGGCTGCGAGAATGGTGC
It contains:
- a CDS encoding DUF3499 family protein; the encoded protein is MDRTCSRIACTAPAVATLTYVYADQMAVLGPLAVSAEPHCYDLCARHAERTSAPQGWQVVRHAVLGDGLVGERGAPA